A genomic region of Megalobrama amblycephala isolate DHTTF-2021 linkage group LG6, ASM1881202v1, whole genome shotgun sequence contains the following coding sequences:
- the ildr1b gene encoding immunoglobulin-like domain-containing receptor 1b — protein sequence MKETVKLKVLALVLCVFPTELLSIQVTVPQTERYTMLFASVTLRCDYSTSANQQDVLVTWRYKSFCLDPVLEYYSTAYQAALGLKQDPANDCPDSQRTVRVVIQKRGINEAMLGTEYRERKISMQNNADLVINEVMWWDNGMYFCSIDAAGDVVGDSDKEIRLIVYHWLTVLLIILGALLLIMLLCICCCQCCPQNCCCYVRCPCCPRTCCCPEEAVMRHKMMRDAQKAMVPWLHGQPIYAPIASNPSSQGNPLLYSGSFSEPSSKHNLPMAPMAIPAHQPPFVPQHGYHANGSINGSVHGNNQVLDFLETQVRGMDVAAPMLQPQHHYTGVMHQNLQHQYAAPQPQYVTQPPQPAHQAVTFSARAPSMLSALDEMGVQGVERRVIQLPPIVGRVKQSSRRGNDGGRPRQSSQSSSSSNRNGHHRDNSQRGIPRSYSDESDWDNRRGGRGSAGRRGDSDRSRPRVRSKGELLEELERATNHRDRSYSPSPRRGSWSSDEEDSYRKGKRSQGRLSEKPPAYSSIDIITGHSRRSDHFSDKSSRSGTSVVI from the exons ATGAAAGAAACAGTGAAGCTCAAGGTGCTTGCGCTCGTGCTCTGCGTATTTCCAACAG AGCTGTTGTCTATCCAGGTTACTGTTCCTCAGACAGAGAGATACACAATGTTATTTGCTTCTGTCACTCTGCGCTGTGACTATTCCACCTCTGCGAACCAGCAAGATGTCCTGGTCACATGGCGATACAAGTCCTTCTGTTTGGATCCAGTGCTGGAATACTACTCAACTG cATATCAAGCAGCTCTGGGTCTGAAGCAGGACCCAGCCAATGATTGTCCAGACAGTCAGCGCACTGTCCGCGTAGTGATTCAGAAAAGAGGCATCAATGAAGCTATGCTGGGGACAGAGTATCGAGAGCGCAAGATCTCCATGCAAAACA ATGCAGACCTGGTAATCAATGAGGTCATGTGGTGGGACAACGGCATGTATTTCTGCTCCATCGATGCAGCGGGTGATGTTGTGGGAGATTCTGACAAGGAAATCAGACTCATTGTGTATC ACTGGCTGACTGTGCTGCTCATCATCCTCGGGGCATTGCTCCTGATCATGCTGCTTTGTATCTGCTGCTGCCAGTGTTGTCCTCAGAACTGCTGCTGCTATGTCCGTTGTCCCTGCTGTCCTCGTACTTGCTGCTGCCCAGAAGAAG CGGTGATGCGCCACAAAATGATGCGTGATGCTCAAAAAGCAATGGTACCATGGCTCCATGGCCAGCCCATCTATGCCCCCATTGCCTCAAATCCGTCTTCTCAGGGGAACCCTTTACTTTATTCAG GGTCTTTTTCTGAACCTTCATCCAAACACAACCTTCCCATGGCCCCGATGGCCATTCCTGCCCATCAACCACCATTCGTACCTCAGCATGGATACCATGCCAATGGCAGCATTAATGGGAGTGTACATGGCAATAACCAAGTGTTAGATTTTCTTGAGACCCAAGTAAGAGGGATGGATGTGGCCGCCCCGATGCTTCAACCTCAACATCATTACACAGGAGTCATGCACCAAAATCTTCAACATCAGTATGCAGCCCCACAACCCCAATATGTAACGCAACCACCTCAACCCGCCCACCAAGCTGTGACTTTTTCAGCCAGGGCGCCCAGCATGCTCTCAGCCCTGGATGAGATGGGTGTCCAAGGTGTCGAGCGCAGGGTCATCCAGCTGCCTCCCATCGTTGGCCGAGTGAAACAAAGCTCTCGGCGGGGCAATGATGGTGGAAGACCCCGGCAGTCTAGTCAGTCCAGCAGTAGCTCTAACCGCAATGGTCATCATCGTGATAATTCACAGAGAGGGATCCCACGCAGCTACAGTGATGAGTCAGACTGGGATAATAGGCGTGGAGGTCGAGGTTCAGCAGGACGCAGGGGAGATTCGGATAGGTCTCGTCCACGTGTTCGCAGTAAAGGGGAGCTGCTGGAGGAGTTGGAGCGTGCGACAAACCATAGAGACAGGAGCTATTCGCCTTCACCGCGTAGGGGCTCCTGGAGTTCAGACGAAGAGGACAGTTATAGAAAAGGAAAGCGATCTCAAGGGAGACTATCTGAGAAACCTCCAGCTTACTCTTCCATTGACATAATAACTGGCCACAGCAGGAGAAGTGACCATTTCTCG GATAAGAGCTCTCGCAGTGGCACGAGCGTTGTGATCTAA